Proteins from a genomic interval of Quercus lobata isolate SW786 chromosome 11, ValleyOak3.0 Primary Assembly, whole genome shotgun sequence:
- the LOC115969307 gene encoding GATA transcription factor 5-like isoform X1, whose translation MNVEMEYCVEARALKSSLRGEILAMKTTTQVFEDFRGSIGVASEDFPVDDLLDLSNAEFEDGYFVENEEEEEEEEKDFLSVSSSQDEENSNSNSNSNSNNFSGSAESEFTLASELAVPDDDLAGLEWVSHFVDDSISEFSFLYPAGKLKTEANAMDRSEPESIPVLDRASCSPLEVPFPSKARTKRPRTSNPVWSSSWFWDSNPGSPRTEDQTALLSHKTLGFYDTSSLSSLSSSGSCSSGLSSSPSYFTSMFNFVEPAKKKQKKKPAVQTGSGTPFQRRCSHCQVQKTPQWRTGPLGAKTLCNACGVRFKSGRLFPEYRPACSPTFSGEIHSNSHRKVLEMRKRKETVPEPESRLNQMVSSF comes from the exons atgaaTGTAGAAATGGAATACTGCGTGGAAGCAAGAGCCTTGAAATCAAGCTTACGTGGAGAAATATTGGCTATGAAAACGACAACCCAAGTTTTTGAAGATTTTCGGGGTTCTATCGGTGTTGCTAGTGAAGATTTCCCTGTGGACGACCTTCTTGACTTGTCTAATGCAGAGTTTGAAGATGGTTACTTTGTAGAAAatgaagaggaggaagaagaagaagaaaaagattttctCTCGGTTTCTTCGTCACAGGACGAAGAgaattccaattccaattccaattcAAATTCCAACAATTTTTCTGGCTCAGCGGAGTCTGAGTTTACTTTAGCCAGTGAGCTTGCCGTTCCg GATGATGATTTGGCAGGGCTTGAATGGGTTTCTCATTTTGTGGACGATTCTATATCAGAATTCTCGTTTTTGTACCCCGCCGGGAAACTAAAAACCGAAGCAAATGCAATGGACCGGTCTGAACCGGAATCCATACCGGTTTTAGACAGGGCTTCATGTTCACCTTTGGAGGTTCCATTTCCATCCAAAGCCAGAACCAAACGGCCCAGAACCAGTAATCCAGTTTGGTCATCATCATGGTTTTGGGATTCTAACCCTGGTTCTCCTCGTACGGAGGACCAGACAGCGTTACTGAGTCACAAGACTCTTGGTTTTTATGACACGTCATCATTGTCTTCATTGTCGTCTTCGGGTTCTTGTTCATCTGGGTTATCTTCATCACCTAGTTATTTTACCAGCATGTTCAATTTTGTTGAACCGGcaaagaagaagcagaagaaaaAACCGGCGGTTCAAACCGGTAGTGGGACTCCGTTTCAGCGTAGGTGCAGCCATTGTCAGGTTCAGAAGACCCCGCAGTGGAGAACCGGTCCACTTGGTGCAAAAACGCTTTGTAATGCTTGTGGGGTTAGGTTCAAGTCCGGCCGGCTTTTTCCGGAGTATAGACCGGCTTGTAGTCCGACTTTTTCTGGTGAAATTCACTCCAATAGTCACCGGAAAGTGTTGGAGATGAGGAAGAGAAAGGAAACGGTGCCTGAACCGGAATCCAGGTTGAACCAGATGGTTTCAAGCTTTTAA
- the LOC115969307 gene encoding GATA transcription factor 5-like isoform X2, giving the protein MEYCVEARALKSSLRGEILAMKTTTQVFEDFRGSIGVASEDFPVDDLLDLSNAEFEDGYFVENEEEEEEEEKDFLSVSSSQDEENSNSNSNSNSNNFSGSAESEFTLASELAVPDDDLAGLEWVSHFVDDSISEFSFLYPAGKLKTEANAMDRSEPESIPVLDRASCSPLEVPFPSKARTKRPRTSNPVWSSSWFWDSNPGSPRTEDQTALLSHKTLGFYDTSSLSSLSSSGSCSSGLSSSPSYFTSMFNFVEPAKKKQKKKPAVQTGSGTPFQRRCSHCQVQKTPQWRTGPLGAKTLCNACGVRFKSGRLFPEYRPACSPTFSGEIHSNSHRKVLEMRKRKETVPEPESRLNQMVSSF; this is encoded by the exons ATGGAATACTGCGTGGAAGCAAGAGCCTTGAAATCAAGCTTACGTGGAGAAATATTGGCTATGAAAACGACAACCCAAGTTTTTGAAGATTTTCGGGGTTCTATCGGTGTTGCTAGTGAAGATTTCCCTGTGGACGACCTTCTTGACTTGTCTAATGCAGAGTTTGAAGATGGTTACTTTGTAGAAAatgaagaggaggaagaagaagaagaaaaagattttctCTCGGTTTCTTCGTCACAGGACGAAGAgaattccaattccaattccaattcAAATTCCAACAATTTTTCTGGCTCAGCGGAGTCTGAGTTTACTTTAGCCAGTGAGCTTGCCGTTCCg GATGATGATTTGGCAGGGCTTGAATGGGTTTCTCATTTTGTGGACGATTCTATATCAGAATTCTCGTTTTTGTACCCCGCCGGGAAACTAAAAACCGAAGCAAATGCAATGGACCGGTCTGAACCGGAATCCATACCGGTTTTAGACAGGGCTTCATGTTCACCTTTGGAGGTTCCATTTCCATCCAAAGCCAGAACCAAACGGCCCAGAACCAGTAATCCAGTTTGGTCATCATCATGGTTTTGGGATTCTAACCCTGGTTCTCCTCGTACGGAGGACCAGACAGCGTTACTGAGTCACAAGACTCTTGGTTTTTATGACACGTCATCATTGTCTTCATTGTCGTCTTCGGGTTCTTGTTCATCTGGGTTATCTTCATCACCTAGTTATTTTACCAGCATGTTCAATTTTGTTGAACCGGcaaagaagaagcagaagaaaaAACCGGCGGTTCAAACCGGTAGTGGGACTCCGTTTCAGCGTAGGTGCAGCCATTGTCAGGTTCAGAAGACCCCGCAGTGGAGAACCGGTCCACTTGGTGCAAAAACGCTTTGTAATGCTTGTGGGGTTAGGTTCAAGTCCGGCCGGCTTTTTCCGGAGTATAGACCGGCTTGTAGTCCGACTTTTTCTGGTGAAATTCACTCCAATAGTCACCGGAAAGTGTTGGAGATGAGGAAGAGAAAGGAAACGGTGCCTGAACCGGAATCCAGGTTGAACCAGATGGTTTCAAGCTTTTAA